The nucleotide sequence TCTGGGGATGGGGAGCTCACTGCTCAGGATGTCACCAAACTCCTGTGCCTGTCAGGCGCGGCTCATGGGGCTGTGCTCAGCATCCCCTGGTCTCCGTCCTGCCCCAGCACTAGCTCCTCTACCTGCACGGCCCCTCCCCAGGGGCTCCTCTGCCGCACCCCACCCTCCGGGGAGCACACGGAGCGCCTCTTGCCTGTGCCGTCCAGAGGTAGTCCAGCCGCAGCTTGATGTTCACCTGCCGGGCGTGCAAGGCCAGCGTGCACGAGAACAGCAGGATGGCCATGATGGGCTCGAAGCTGAGCCCGGACACCGCGTTGcccctgggggaggtgggggtggtgaggagagAAACCTCTTCAGTACCGAGGGCCGAAGACCCGTCCACGTGCCCCTGGGGCAGGCCAGTCGGCAGCACCTGCCACCGGCCCGGCTGCAGCACCTCCCGCCAGAACCGAGGCCTCGCTGGCCCTGGGCCCAAATGGACACACGGAGAAGCCGCGGAAGCAGGCAGCGCCCGACGCGTGTCTCCGGGGGGCCCGGCAGCAGCGCACCTACCCCGAGGCCCGGGTGTAGCCGCTGAGCTCCAGGACCAGGATGTAGGACGCGGTGAGCACGAGGAGCAGGATCGTTTTGGGCAGGGAGGACACTCGCAGGAAGATGGCCAGTGGGAGTGTGTCCACCAGGCCGCAGAGCAGGGCGTGGGGCACAGACGCGCAGGTCACAGCGGGCATAGGCCGCCGGGCGTCAGGACCACCAGGGTCCTGTTGGGGCTGGAgttccaggcccagggcagaCAGCCCAcctggagggggcagaggggtggagggggcagggacggagggggagggggcggatggggtgggggttagggggaggaggagcagagaaagcagggccagaggaggcaggggcagagtgggcaggggaggaggggtggagggagtggagggggaagaggaggcaggggcagagggggcaggggaggagggggaagaggaggcaggggtggaggagacGGGGgtagaggaacagaggaagaggtggcggtgggggcagaggaggcaggggttggagggggcagaggagcagagggagcaggggccGATGGGGCGGTGGGggtagaggaggagggggtggaagAGGCACgggtggaggaggcaggggcagaggggacacAGGGTCAAGaagaggcaggggtggaggggatggtggggagtgcaggcagcaggggcaggagtggagggggcagggacagaggggtcacaggcagaagagtaggggtggaggggcaggggaggagaatCCAGGGGCAGGGGCGGCAGGGAGATGGGGGCTCAGAACCAGCCGCCCTCAGCCCACCCGCTGCTACAGCTTCCTGTGGGAAGGAGGGGATGCCCCCAGGTGCCGCCCGCCCCCCCTTGCTGTGCCCTCCAGGCTCCTCCCAGTGTAGGCTGGGAGAAGCAAGAGACCCCCTCGCCCCCCCCAGACCGCCCGTGCCCTCTCGGCCCCCCTACTGTCACTgcggccctgcctccctcctggtaCTCagcgccccacccctgccctgactCCTGCCCCAGCTTCTAGTGCGCactggggaggggctgggtgtCCCTTCACCCGGAGACAGCCCCCCTCAGCCCCGCACACCTCGCGGGGCTCCCCCCGCTACACCCTGCCGCCTGCGGACATGCTCACCACACATCCTTGGCCACGGAGCAGATCAGGACACTATGAAAATACACAAGTCGGTGCGGATCTGGATGGTCAGGCTCCTGGAGAACACTGGACAATAAAACATATTACTGTGAACACAGGCGTTCCTTAGAGTCGGTTCGGGTCGCAGGAACGGTCACAGCACAGAATGGGCCGCGCGCCCTGGTGCCGCTGgctccccacccaggccccccctccACACATCTCAGCTGTGCCCAGGCTTCCTCTCCCAGGTCGACGCTGCcaaaattgaaacaaaatctACTGTCTTTCAGTGAAAAACCACCACACCTGCCACCGTGTGCCCCACGCTGTGACTCTGGCACTGGAATGAACGGattaatttgacatttttattgcattaaatCCTTAACTACGTTATGTATTTTTAGctttatatattgttattatatGAAATAACAAGGATGTACACGTACTTGTGTCTTTTTTAGGTACTTTAAGTTTTATGTTATTCACATAGGTTTTACGCTGTTTTTGttactagaaattttattttaaatctgtttgggggaacctgggcagctcaggtcatgatctcagggtcctgggaccgagtcccacgtcgggctcccggctcgggaaggagtctgcttctccctctccctctgcccgtccccaaAATTGTactttcttgctctctcccaaataaataaaatctttttaaaagaaagaaggcagcTTAAATACAGTTTGCAATAGTCAACACGTGAGTTCGTGGATAAAAGCGCAAAGTTCTTTTCAGATTCACGCTcgtgaaattcaaaacaaaaactaaaataaagaccGCAGGGACCCTGCACAAGACGCTGACCAGACCCGCAGCCGGCCAGGGCCGGCCCCCTCCGCGGCCCTCCCCTGGGGAAGTCCCGACCCTCCTGTCCCCACCAGCTGGCCTTCCGCGTCCTACGCGGCTCCCACGGCGCAGCCTTGGTTCCAGATTCGGTTCGGGATTCCTGAGTCCGACCATGCCGCGCCGTGCAGACACGCTGGGCCCCCAGATCTCAGGGAGAGGAGCCCCCTGCAGCGGTGCCAGCCCCGACTGCTCACACCTGGCGCTGgccacctccctccctgtccaATCTCGTGTCTGCCCCTGGCCGGGACGGAGATGTGCCAACGGACTCTCGCCCGGCCGACAAGGCACACGCAGCTCACGCATTCGCTCAGCAAACACGGGGTAAGGGGGGCTCCTCCCGCTGTGGACATCAGGAGCCCCTGGGAGCACTGCCCAGGTCTGGCCTCTGGTGGCCTCTGGTGACTGGAGGGCCACCGGCCGACGCTCAGCAAGCTGTGCCCGGAGTGCAGGGAGGCTGAAGCGGGAGGCGGCCTGGAGTGTGCAGGCCGGGCTCAGAGGCAGGGGCGGCCTGGGGGGTGGATGCGCCGTTCCCATTTGGTAGCCAACTGGCCAAGCGGTGGCGCCTTCCTACGACGATGCTGAACGGGGGACACAATCTGCCCCCGTGGCTCCCCCGGTCTGGCCCTCCCTCCGAGCTCTACTCACTGAAGGTCATATGCAGCGGGCGAAGGCCGCTCCCGCATGTCCTATGGATGGGCAGGGACTTACGATTCCTGGAAGCACTCACGCAGGACAGCTCTGCTCCCACCGCCCATGTGCCAGCGCCACACGACGCTCCGTAGAAACGAGAGAGCAGGCGAGCCGCCGGGGGCTGGCCTCGGTCACCTCCGACCCGGGGCGCCCGCTGAGCGCCTGTCACACCGTCCACACTCCGTGCAGCCCGGTTCCACTCCCTCGGCTGCCCGGGTGCCGGCTCCCCCGCACTCACTCCACAGGGCACGGTGACATCCAGGGATCCGGTGTCTTGGGACCCAGGCCTCGGGGCTACTGAGCACAGCGGAGCGCCCAGGGCCGGGCACACCGCCTCGCTGGGTGCAGAGAGCACGCCAGGGCTAGGACGCGGGCCCGCAGGAACCACAGGGCGCTGTGGCCTCACGCAACCTGTCATCCTCCTCGCGGGCCCTGCTCAGGGTCGCGGACCTGTGGCAGAAGGGCCTGCCTGGCAGGGTCACCCGACAGccacctccccagctccccagctggcATCCTGTCCCGGCCTCGGTGCCTGTACCCCCGCCCTTCAGAACCACCGGCCTTGTCACTCCCCGTCTCCACACCAGGGGCAACCCCCAAGGTGGGAGGCCAGGACACGCTGTCCCCGGCAAACAGACAAAGGACCAGAGTCGGCAGGTGCACATGGCCCCACCTGGGAGGCATCCCTCACTGCAGAGGTTCAGGGGTCAGGGGCTGGGCCAGGATTCAGGGACACGGCCCTGtgctcccaggaggggcaggaatCCAGCAGCGACATCAGACgacggggagggagggaagggccgGCGCGCACTTGCACAGGCATGCGTTCTCGTGCACACACGGCCATGCACACGCATGGACACTCACGCAGGCACACTTACAGATGCACAAGAACGTGGTAAGAAAGGGAAGccgcgggatccctgggtggcgcagcggtttggcgcctgcctttggcccagggcgcgatcctgtgacccgggatcgaatcccacgtcgggctcccggtgcatggagcctgcttctccctctgcctgtgtctctgcctctctctctctatctgtgtgtgactatcataaataaataaaaatttataaaaaaaaaaaaaaaaaaaaaaaaagaaagggaagccGCCAGGGGCCCTCAGGACGTGGGAACCCAGGCCGGGCAGGTGGCAGATGCACCCAGTGCTCGCAGAGCCCGTCATCCTGACTGCAGACACGCAGGGCCTGAGCGAGATGGGCAGGAAGCTTCTCCCCAAAACCCCACCAGTAAACACCGACATGGGGAGACCCTGCCCCCCGTGGGGAGGACGGTGAGGACCACGCTCTCAGACGTGGCTTTGCACCGACAGGGCCCGCTCTCAGGAACACTCTTGCATatgcctgcctgcctgggatGTCCAAACCCACCGGCCACACACGTGAAGCCCCTGGATaccggtgggggagggggggacgggACAGGAACTCAGTGTTGATGGAATTCACATCCCAGCAAAATTCTCACAAACGTGAGCTCAGAGCCAAATCCACAAAAACCGTTAGAGGCCATAAACCCCTGGGAGTGCCCGCCAGCAGAATCTGGTTTCTTCCTGAATGAAAAGCCCCAAAAACTGCAGGGATAGAATTCCTCATAACTGCACAAAACCCAGGATGGCAGGGGACAGACGGCATGGTGTCGGGAAACAGAAATCAGTCGTGGACAGAGCCACGCTGGGCTAGGGGGCCCAGGACGCAAGGAcacagcaggggaggggcggCACGCCAGGCTTTTCCTGCCCCCACGGAGGACCGGGGTCGCCCCTGGAGGGGCTGGGGTCTCCGCCCGTACCCCCAGACAGGAGGCCCATGTGGTAGAAGCAGATGCTGGGACCCGCAAGGGGCGGCACCATCCCCCAACccagcagaagaggaaaaaacccaAGGATGCCTCTGACCAACCCAAGGGGAAAACCAGAAACTCCCGGGAGCCAGGTCATGAGGTGGGGACCCCACGGGAGGCTGCTTTCTGCGGACAGACTCCATGATCTAGCCACGGAGGAGAGGCAAGCAGGTGCGTGGCAGGAGGCCACGGACAGGAGGGGGCCGAGGGCGGGTCTGTGGGATGGCGGCCGGGGCTCACAGGCCGTTGCCGGGGCTCCAGACCTCACAACAGAGCATCTGAGGACCGTGAACCTGCAGACGGCAGCGAGGGTCTGAGCACGAATTTACCAAGAAGCACGGGGAatgccaaatggaaaaaaaaatgcaagaggaTAGGAAGATTTTCACAGGGAAACGAAAGCCACCCAGCCCCGGACAGCATCCACACGGTCAGGAAGCACAAAGGACGGCGCGGGCGGCCCTCCTACCTTGTCGTCATCCTCACACGTCATGTCGTTGGAGAACAGGATCTCCGCCTTGAACATCTTCCGGCACTGCATGAGCTGAACCAGCAGGTAGCACACGGTCTTGAATTTCATACTCTTGGCTGCCTTGATGTCGGACAGGATAAGCCCTGGGAGTATCTGTGAAGAGAGGTGGTCCGGGGACGGCCCGTGAGCAGCCCCGAGCTGCCCCCGGGCCGGGCACGACCTCACGGGGACACAGACGCCAAACAGGCGAGTGGGACCGGCGGGCCGGCTCCACGGCACACGGCTCTCGGCTCCTCCCGGGGCCTCTGGACCCAGAGCGAGGCCCCGCAGCGGGGCCTGCAGCAGTGGGGGGCTTGGGGCCCAGCCAGGGAGGGACCCGGAGGCCTGGACGTCGCTGGCTGGCGGGGCGGCAGCCGGCCGAGGACCAGCGCCAGAGACCCCCGGGGTCCTGCCCCGCAGGCCCCACCTGCCTGGGTGACTGCTGCTGTGCTGGGGTCCTGGGCGACCCCTCGCCCGGCTCTCCTCCAGGCCCGCGAGGGCTGCCCCTGCTTCAGGAGTGAGCTCAGGGAGCCCCTCGGCCGTGGGCCCCAGGTCACAGGGCCTGCACATCCCCAAACCACGGACACGCAGGACGGAGAAGCTTCAAGCTCTGTCTCGCAGCCGACCTGCTTATGTCCTGAAGGAGCACCAGGGCCGCTGGTGCCCCCCAATCCTGCCTGTGCGCCACAACCCCCACTTGTGCCCCCAGACCCTGCCTGTGCCCCATGGCCCCACCTTCTGTGCCCCCGGCCCCTCACCTGTGCCCCCCACTACTCGCCTGTGCCCCCATCCCTCGCCTGCGACCCCGCCCCTCGTTGTGCCCCGCGACCCCTGCCTGTGCGCTGAGACCCCGTCCTGTGCCCAAGGACCCCACTTGTGCCCCGTGGCCTCCCCTTCTGTGCCACCCGCTTCTGTGCCCCTCGCCCCCCTCCTGTGACCCACATCACCCGCCTGTGTCCCCCGACCCCAACCTGTGTCCCGCACATCCTGCCTGTGCCCCCAGCCCCTCGCCTGTGCCCCCGCCTGTGCCCCGTGAACCCCGCCCATGCCCCGCATCCACCACCCgtgccccctgcccctcgccTGTAACCCGCATCCCTCACATATGTCCCATAGCCCCCCCttctgtgccccctgcccctcgccTGTGCCCCCTATCCCTcgcctgtgcccccaccccttgCCTGTGCCCCATGCCTCCTGCCTGTGCCCCGCGAACCCCACCTGTGCCCTGCGCTCCCCGTCTGTGCCCTGAGACCTTCCTCTGTGCGCTGAAACCCTCGACTGAGCCCTGGAAGAACTAGGCCCCCTTAATCACACTCAAATCCGTTTCCTTGGGCACACAGCCCTTGAGGGCCCTCTATGCGGGTCACAGGCCCTCCCACGTGCACGGCACCCTCAGCCCTCAGCAGCCCCACCACTAACGTGACATGCTAGAGAGGAGTAGAGGCCCAGGAAGGTCAGTGGCGGGGGCGGTTGCAGGGTGGCCCCGCCCCCAAGAGGACCCCAGGCTCCGCCTGGGGGTCCAGGAGTTCGTCCACCCCGAAGGCCTGGCCCATGCCCAGGACCAGGCGAGTGGgggccccggcccctcccggaGCCTACCTTCCGCTGGTGAGACGGCACGATGAAGAACGTTTCAATGTTGTGAGCTTTCAGGAAGCTGTTCCTCTTGTGCCCGTGACCCTCCTCCACCTCGTAGTCACCGTTCAAACACGCCAGCGTCGTCCTCGTGATGTGGACCTTCCTGCAACACAGCAGCCCCGCCATGCCCAGGGCTTGCAGGCGGCGGCAGGCAGCCCTCCCTGCAGGCGCGTCCAGgactcaggctccctgtgtcAGGGGCAGCCAAGGCACTTGGACACGCAGTGCCGGGAGAAAGCTGGTGTGCCCTCCGGACAGTGAGGCCACGGGGCCCCCCTTCCTTAGGTGAGCGCAGGGGACGAGCAGAGAGAAGCGACAGCACCAGGTGGTCTGAGCCTCGGACCTCCTCTCCACCCACTGCGGCTCCTGCAGaggctgggggtcctgggggccccccgcaggcccctccCAGGTGGCTCCGAGAAGCACCTGCACCAgtcctttggcccagagcgcatCGCCTCCCCTCCACTCACCTGGGCAGGCCGGCGACCTCCATGACGTTGGCCAGGGTCACGTCGTTGGACCACACGTCGTACTGCTATTTGCGCAGGCCGAGGACCCCGCAGAGGACCCTGCCGGTGTGCAGCCCCACACGCACGTTCAGGTCCAACTCAGTGGCCTCGGCCACCGACCTGCAAGAAACAGGTCACGGACATGAGCTGGGCCCTCGTGTACACGCATCAGGGGAGCCCGGACAGGCGGGAGCATGGGGTCCCCGCCCTGTGGGATGCACGGCCACAGTCAGGTGCCAGAGGATGCGCTGAGCCAGGTGCTCAGCCCCTCTGTGCCCTGGTCTGTCCACAGGTGGCCCCCACAGCAGGTGTGTCCAACGGGCCTTCCGCATGAGCGGCAAGCCCAACCACACCAGGAGGCCGAGCCACGGCCCAGGACACGGTGGCCCCGTGGTTAGCAAGTCTGCCACAAGGGAAACCACAGACATGCAGGGCCACCAGGCCGCCACCCTGGAGCCAATCTCACCAGCGCCCAACCTGGGGCAGACCACCACCCGCCCAGCACAGCAGGTGGCCCGTGAGCTCAGAGACCAACCTCCCTCCTGCTTCAAAACTGCGGTTGATTCATGTGCGCCCACCTTCTTCCTAGTACAACTTGGCCCAGCTGAGACGCAgcctccagggagccctcccaggccctcacccccatcccccagggCCATTCGCCAAGGCCTTTGGGTGCCGGTTGCCCTTGCAGGAACCCACTCCCCCAGCCGTGAGGACCGCGTCCCCCTGGCCCAGCCTTCCGTGGCCGGGCGCCCATCACCACCCCTTGAGCCCAATGAGGGCCCAGCCCCCAGAACCACAGTGTTTCGCGTCGGGTCTGGGGTCCCCGCCCGGTGCACGTCCAGAAGTCCGCGTGTCAGCACGGGTTACTTGGGAGTCTGAATGGGTGTATCCTCTATACCTATTGAGTCCGCGGCCTGGCGAGGGGCGTCTGCAAGCACCACCTTCCTGCCGGTCGCCCACAGCTCACTCTAGCCATCCAGGCCGTGGCGGGGCCTTGGGGTGCTGTGCCCTTGGGGCTCCGAGGGAGAAGACTGACAGGCCCTGCTCAGAAGGAAGCCGCCgtcctcccagggccctgggcccaACGCACAGCAGCACACAGCCCGGCCAGAAGCCAGACACCCGCCCTGGCCACTGCTCCTCGCTTCTTCTCGGGCAAGTTTCGCGTTTCCAGAGTTCCAGGCTAAACACAAATACACAGGCTTCCGTACGTTTCTGTGTCAGAAGGGGGCGGTGCGGCAGGTGAGGGAAGCCACCGGCAGGCCAGGAGTGGCCCCCCAAGAGCCCGTCACTGCGTGAGGCCCACCGTGCGGCGGACGCACACAGGCGGCACCCTGCGCTGGGGCCCccagaaaagggaagaggggCTCATCGTGGGCAGGAGGCCGGCTCCGAGCTGTGGCTCTGGTGGCCCTCGCCCCCGTCCAAGCCAGGACGGCGCCCAGGACACGCTCCCAGTCTCTGGAGACAGAGACCGGGCCCTGGATTCCCAGGAGACCATGGAAGCTTCTGGGGATCTGGAGCCGACGCAGACGGCAGCCCCTGGAGGCCAGGGAAGATGCCCACTGGCCCCGGGGTGGGCGGCCTCCGAGGCCAAGGTCGGTTCTCAGGGCCGACAGGGTCGGGGAGCCTGGAGCTCAGCCTCAGCAGACAGGAGACACAGCCAAGGGGCCCCCACCGCCCCGAGGGAACGGAGCAGGGGGCAGACAGGTGGCCGATCCACCTCTCCACACGGCACAGCAGCAGCCACGCCCGAGGGGAGGTGCAGAACTCCGGGTTGGGGCAGCCAGGAGACGGTCACAGAAATCCCTCCGAGGCCGCCCAAGTGCGGCGAAGGTGGGGCGCACCAGGGCAGGCCCAGAGCCCGCGTGAGCAGCCAGGCGACCCAAGCACGCCTCTGGGCGCCTCTCCACCCAAGGAGACCTGGGGGCGACGGGGGCACCAGGTCCCCCCAGGAGGCCCCCAGCAGGGGCGGCCGGCGTCACCCCCCTCAGGGACATCAACGGCACGAGCCGTCGGTGGCACCCTGGCCAGGACCTGCCGGGGACGCACCCGTGACCGGCTGACGGGGGAGTGGACACCTGCCTCCCCGCACCTCCCCCTGCACAACCTCACTTTGGCCCAGGAGGTCCCAGAACGACACACGACGTGACCCAGGCTGTGCTCCACACTGATGTGGCCGCGACGAGAGAGCTGCTGGGCGTGAGCCCCACGCGACGACACACAAGACAGCACGGGCTGTGACACAAGGGGTGACGCGCGACGGGGCGGACGTCACATGCTGTCAAAGGACGCGATGTGAACCGCAGGCGTATTTGTGGCACGTGGTGCCCGGCGCTCTGATGGCTGGGACGTGGCCGGGGACACGAGAGGACGCCGTCGCGAGGGGGAGCCTCCGAACCCTCCGGGAGACGCACCTGTGCTACCTGCCCGGCCCTGTCCGCCTACCCCAGTGCAGCGCCCCCTCGAGGGCAGAGGCTCCAGTGTCTGGATGCACGCTGGCCTCACCGGGGTCTCTCTCGGCCCAACCCTGGCGCGGGTGCAGACCCGCCACCACTGGCAAAGGGACCCACTGCCCGCAgggcccccacccctgtccccgaGGGCGCTGCCTGGCTCCTGGTCGCCCCACCTCCAAACCCGTCCACACTTCGGAGCCTCCTcgtttgcatctctctctcccctttcttgtTCCCCAGACGACGCTGCTGCTGCCACTTCTCAGCTCCGAGTGTGGATGCTGACAGCGGTCCCTGGGAATTAAGCCCGTCCTGCGGGGCTGCACCCACCCCTCTGAGCTGCTGAGACGTGGGCACGGGGGTGTTCCAGCCACCGGCGCGGCCTCCCGGCCCCACGCCGTCCGTACCCCGACCGAGGGTCCCTAACTCTTCATCCCGCTGCCTGACGGGACGAGACAGGCTGGCTGAGAAGCGGACACGGCCGGCCCGCGGTGTCCAGGCGACGCGCACCTGTTCCCTCGAAGGCCCCTCGGCACGGGGCACCTGGACGCCAAGGCGCGCAAGGCCGAGCACGTGCAGTTCCTTCAGCGGAACCCGGCTGACTCCCTGGATGCCCGGCCTGGCTACGCGACAAAGCGTATTTCCTCCCGCCCCACTAACGCCATCCCGACAATGCTCGGGACGGCCTCGGATAAAGAAATGCCGTCCCAGCCAAATGCAGAGGAGGGGGTCCCAGAGGCACACGCGCCTCACCATGCGGCCTGGCTCTCGGCAGAGTGGACGGGACAACGCGGGGGCGGACGCCACGGGGACGGTCGCCGCGGGGCGCTCACGTGATGGTATCGATCATGTCCAGGCCCATCTCCACGCAGCAGTGGGCATGGTCGGTCTTGGGCTGGGTGACGCCGGACACGCAGTAATAACAGTCGCCGAGGATCTTGATGCGGTGACAGTGGttctcctgggggggggggggacaggacaAATCCCAGGTTAGTGACCCGCCCGGGGCCTGGACACCTGCACTTTCACCACCAGGTGCCAGAGACCACAGAGCGTGCAGCACGACAGGCAAGGGACCCCCTCGGAGTCCAGGGCAGCCTCAGGAAGGTGAGCGGCCCCCGGGGCTGTGGTTAGGGTCACCCTGGGGCACCCACCCGGCCCTACACCTGCACTCAGGCCGGTTCCCACGCAGGGGCCCACCCTGCCCGTCCCGCGGCCCAGCTGGCACACCCACACAGCCCCAGCCTGGAGCCAGCTCTCTCTTCCAGCTTCCCTCCTGACCACCCCCTCAGACCGTCACCTGCTGGCCCCTGTGCATCGTGCCACACACCCCCGACACCGGCCCCCGAAGGGCATGTGCGCACACCTGAGTCCTCGTGGCTGGCCTCCACGGGATGTGTGGGCGCTGTCTGTGAAGAGTCACCCGCCGGGACCCGAGCCGCAAGGGGCGCACCAGGGTCTACACCCTGACCTCGCCACCCAGGGTCATCTCAGAACTGCCACTCTGGCACTTTGCAACAGGAAGAGTGTCAGCGCCCACCTCGCCGTCGCCCGGGGGCAGACTCACTAGCACCTGTCACACGCTGACCCGCTGCTCTCGCCTGTGATCATCCTCGGACACTTCTGTAAAGCTCCCCTCTGCGTCCCTAGAATAGCAGACGGCCTCACAAGACTCCTTCCCGCGAGTGGCTCAGGTCCACGGGTGTGACCACGAGATACGAGGGAGACGCTCTCCAAAACGCATTCAGGCGTTCTCCCAGAGGGGACAGCAAGCCCGCTACACGTTAACAGATGTCGCAAACTTCACGAAAAACGATGACCTTTTCCAGAATGAACACAAGCAGTGAGAAGCGTGGCTGTGTTCACACGGGGAGTGACGCGGGCGCCCTGGGCCCACGGGCGTCTGCAGCCCCTCTGAGAGCACATCCCCCGGCTTCTGCTCATGCTGCCCTCCGTCTGCCCAGAAGGACCGACCCCTCCGGCTTTTCTCTGGTGCTACACGTTGACCTGAGAATTCAGGCCAGGACGCCCAGGAAGGACAAGGACAGGGAGCCCTCTCCCAACgtcccctgtccccaggcctggggcccagggatggCACCAGGGGCCACTGCCAAGCCTCGCCCGTGTCCTGGGCGTCAGGATGTCCTCCCAGCGATCAGCCCAGGGCTGCTGGGTTTCAGGATAAGGACGGCCTCACACCTTCTAGGCCAAGACTCCCACACCTACTGTAGGGTTTGCCTTGGATTCAGGAGCCTAGGATCGTGGGAAGCTATTGCCCATCCCTGCCCCGGTGGCACTGTCATCTTCTGGGCCTCCAGAATGAGGGTACCGGTgcccacgtgtgtgcacacagggaCCTTGTGGGCCTGGACGCATGGACACACCAAGGAAGAACATGTGGTGGGAGGTATTTCCTGCTTGGGACACCCGCCTCCAATGTCATAGATATGATGCCACAGTGGCCTGGGGACGTCTGGAGGAAGCACCTGCTAGGATAATCCCTATGCCACAGGCAAGAGGCAGACCATCCCCGACGGGCACAACGGCTTCTCCGGGGTGGAAACCTGGGAAGAATGGAAAGTTGTGTCTGAACCCAGGTGTGTTtccaggctggggccctggctgcacacagtccttccctggggcctgtggaGAGGGGTGCGGTTGTGTCACTGTGTGCACACAGGCCATTgcctgtggggggcgggggggcgcatTGGCAGCCCCGAGCGCTGCTCCTGAAGCTTCCTCCAGGAGTGGACTCAGGGAGGGGGTCCCAGGCAGTGAGGTCACTTCTTTCACAACAGAGGCCAACAGAACTTGGAACCCCTGCCCGGGGCCCCCACATTCTAGtgcagccccacctcaggctcactTTCAGGAGACTTCTGCTACTGAAAGATGTTCCCTTCCGGTTTTCCCAGTTTCGAGCCACGCCAGGAACCCCAGGGATGCGGCTGCTTCGAACGCTGGAGACGTTGGTGCCACCGTCAAACCCAACGCCTCAGGGAGTTTTTCAGGAGGCGCCGTAGGGTAATACaaagcaggccaggccaggccaggccacctgTGCCAGCCATCCTGGGtagccccatcccctcctcttcagGGAAACAGGGATGTGTGGGCAGGTCGCATCCAGGCTGGAGGACATTGCAGGGCAGCAGGTTCCCCGGTGATCCCTTCAGGGTCACCCTGATGTCACGGTGGGCAGGGTGGAAACAGGATTACTGAGGCGCCTCTTACCCGCCCCAGAGTTAACCCAAGGCCCTGCAGCCGCATCCCTTTGCTCTACCTTGGGGGAGGTGTGAGCCGGCTGTGCTTGGTGGGTCTGCAATGGAGTCAGCTGGGTGTGCGGCCCGGCCGAAGCGGCCAGACCGGGcgctgaggcctcctgcctggctgccaCACACTGTCTTTACAGAGCTCCACATGGGACAATGTGAGGCGGGAAGAAAAGGACATCCCCCACACCC is from Canis lupus dingo isolate Sandy chromosome 16, ASM325472v2, whole genome shotgun sequence and encodes:
- the LOC112650926 gene encoding adenylate cyclase type 1 isoform X2, translating into MCGGLSALGLELQPQQDPGGPDARRPMPAVTCASVPHALLCGLVDTLPLAIFLRVSSLPKTILLLVLTASYILVLELSGYTRASGGNAVSGLSFEPIMAILLFSCTLALHARQVNIKLRLDYLWTAQRHGHLLLVKKTSF
- the LOC112650926 gene encoding adenylate cyclase type 1 isoform X1 — encoded protein: MCGGLSALGLELQPQQDPGGPDARRPMPAVTCASVPHALLCGLVDTLPLAIFLRVSSLPKTILLLVLTASYILVLELSGYTRASGGNAVSGLSFEPIMAILLFSCTLALHARQVNIKLRLDYLWTAQRHGHLLLVRNDGAKHFPENAL
- the LOC112650926 gene encoding adenylate cyclase type 1 isoform X3; protein product: MCGGLSALGLELQPQQDPGGPDARRPMPAVTCASVPHALLCGLVDTLPLAIFLRVSSLPKTILLLVLTASYILVLELSGYTRASGGNAVSGLSFEPIMAILLFSCTLALHARQVNIKLRLDYLWTAQRHGHLLLLESWC